The Apium graveolens cultivar Ventura chromosome 10, ASM990537v1, whole genome shotgun sequence nucleotide sequence ATGCACATCCCATCCCCATTTGGTTTTATGCCTTGCAACCCTGATTAGTTTTGCtgcatttttcttatttttgtttGGGGTTTCATCGGAAACCATTGTTTGTAACTCTATAAGTATAAAGAATTCCTCGGTCGACCTCATAGATTTAAAATTATTGAACAAATTAAATTGATTTGCCGCTCTTGTTTTAGTTTTTAAAGAAAAGATATATATGGATTTGTGTTTGGAAAAATTATGATTTCGGTCAAATGTTTTGCAGATAATTGAAGCAAATGACAAATTTTGCCGAGACGGGACCCGTCAAAAAGCTTCTTGGGAACGAATGAGGTAACAAATTTTTTGTAGGATTTAATTATAAGCTTTACGGCAATCTGTGTTCATTTATCATGAAAAAAAATTTAGGGTTTGTACATTTTTACCTATTAAATTGAATTTTACATACGGTACATGTGGAAGGCTTTTGCAATAATGGTGGAACAATTCGACCCAAGAATTTAATTTCTTGTGCATCTAATAGGAAAAATTTGTATTTTCATTTGTATGTAGAATTATTCCTACTGAACCTGCTCCGAGTACGAAGAAAGTGGTGAAGCAACAACGAGATCTTAGGCCTCAGATACAAAAAACAGGTGTAAAGTGTGATGATGATATATATTACTACTATGCAGGATATGGCCAAAAGCATCGAAAAAAGAGGAGAGGTGCCACTGAGAGATGTTGTACAGAACTTGGAATGGGGTGCATTGTTGATAAAAAGGGGGACCGCGATGATGACGATGAGAAACCTCTGAAGGAGAGGTCAATGAAATCACTACTTGCAGGTGATATTTCTAAATGTTAAACCGAACATGCGAATTTTATTGTTTCTTCTGCTTCTAGTGCATTTTAATTTTTACAATAAAATAC carries:
- the LOC141689594 gene encoding uncharacterized protein LOC141689594; translated protein: MRIHKNLLHKCVICALNQNPWDVLSSSELSEDLQIIEANDKFCRDGTRQKASWERMRIIPTEPAPSTKKVVKQQRDLRPQIQKTGVKCDDDIYYYYAGYGQKHRKKRRGATERCCTELGMGCIVDKKGDRDDDDEKPLKERSMKSLLAGDISKC